The stretch of DNA TTACTTACCCTAGCCGTTTCCAACAAGAGAGCATGATGGGCGAATTCGATGCCATCCGACCTTACGACGACAGCGAAGTACCTGTGGTACTGGCAAGACTGCTCGGCGACAAGGCGTTTCTAGATATCCTCACCCACTTCCGCTTCCCGCGTTTTGCCGGTGCCTTCGGCTGGATGCTCAAACCACTTATAGCCCATCGGCTGCGTCGTGAGTTCGCCGACGTGACATCGGTGGCGACTTTGCAGGACAAGGTCGAGTCCTACGTCGACCACACCATCGAGCGCGCCACCGACGGCGTGACCTACACCGGGGTCGAGCAATTCAAGTCCGGCAGCGCTTATCTGTTCATCGCCAACCACCGCGACATCGTGATGGACCCGGCCTTCGTCAACTACGCCGTGTACCACGCCGGCCTGCCGACGCCGCGCATCGCAATCGGCGATAACCTGCTGCAAAAGCCGTTTGTCAGCGATCTGATGCGCCTGAACAAGAGCTTCATCGTTCATCGTTCGATCACCGGCCGTCGCGAGAAGATGGCCGCGTATCAACTGTTGTCGGCGTACATCAACTATTCGATCCGCAACGATTGCGCCTCGATCTGGATCGCTCAGGCCGAAGGCCGGGCCAAGGATGGCGATGACCGCACCGAGTCGGCGATCCTCAAGATGTTCCACATGAGCCGCAAGGACGAGCCGTTCGGCGAAGTCATCCAGTCGCTGAACCTGACCCCGGTGTCGATCAGCTACGAATACGACCCGTGCGACCAGGCCAAGGCCCGCGAACTGTACATCCGCGCCACCACTGGCACCTACGTCAAGGCGCCGGGCGAGGATGACGTGAGCATTGCCAAGGGCATCACCGGCTACAAGGGCCGGGTGCACGTGAACTTCGCCGCGCCGATCACCGAACTGTTCGAAGACACCAAGCAATTGGCAGTCGAGATGGACAAGCAGATTCTCGGCGGTTATCGCCTGTTCCCCGTGCATTACCTGGCGTACGCGCAGTGGGCCGATGCCGATCCGCAACTGAACGTGCCAAAAGCGGCCGAGGTGTTCCCGGCCGACGAACTGGCCAAGGCACAGGAAGAATGGCAGAGCCGGCTGGACGCCTGCCCTGAAGAGCACCGTCCGTATCTGGTGCTGCAATATGCGACGCCGGTGCGCAATCAGTACCGCGTAAAAGCTGGGTTGCCGCTGTAGAACCTTTGGCAAATCCGATTGTGGCGAGGGGGTTTATCCCCGATGGGGGTGCGCAGCGCCCCCTCTGTTTCCATCTGGAAAAAAGCATGGGCCTGCTGCGCAGTCCATCGGGGATAAATCCCCTCACCACAAAGGCTTGCGTTGCTTTTAGTAGCGGGTGCTGACCCACGAGACGATCAGGGCCAGGCCGAGGCAGGCAAAACCAAAACGGTAGAAGAACCGGTTCATGCGCAACGTCGCCCAATCCAGTATCGGTTCGGCGTTCGGTTGGGCCTGGCGCTGGGCGGCGATGCTGGCCATGGCACGTTGTTCACGACGGCGGGTCGCGTGCAGCAGCCAACTGCCCGGGAAGGCCAGGGCCAGCGCCAGCAGGTTTATCAATTTGGCGGGATGGGCGGTAAACAGCGTCATCAAGTGCAGCGACATCACAGACCTCGGAACTGAATCGGTGTGGCAGACGCCCGTTCGACGACTGCGGCGCGGATTCTACCCAAACCCTCTTCCATCGCCCTAGCCTTTGCGACAAATAACCTGACAATCGACCGATGGCTGTCCTGTGTCACGGCTTCGTCATTTGGATCGGCCACCATGCGCGCCTCGAAACACACATGGAACGCGACATGCTTCACGCAGAAAACCAGGATCGCCTGTACCTCATCACCCCGACCGACGAACAGCAGAGCCTCGTCGGCAGCCTCGCCTTCAATGTCCAGGATCGCCATTGGCTGGTGTATTGCGCCCTCGGCGGGCATCAGCATGCGGATTTGCCCGAGACCGATTTGCTGACGGGCGTGAGCGTTCTCGACTTCTATTCACAAGCCGCCTGAAACACCGTTGCCCCCTGTAGGAGTGAGCCTGCTCGCGAAGGCGGACGATCAGGAACCATTGATGTTGAATGTTAAATTGCAATCGCGAGCAGGCTCACTCCTACAGGGGCAGCGTTGAGCCTGACTTAACAGTGAGTATGAAAAAGCCCGGGGCCATCGCTGGCACCGGGCTTTTTTACATTCGCCAAAAAACTTACTCGGCGAGGATCTGACCCACGGTCGGGTCCTTGAACAGACGGGTCAAGGCGTCGCTCAACACATCGCTGACCAGCTTGGTGTTGGTTTCCTGGTTCGGCGCCATGCCGAAACGCTGGTCCAGCGAAGCGCCGTAACGGCCGCTGTAGCGACGGTTGCCGCTCTGCACGTCGGAACGGAAGGTCGCGCCGATGGTAGCTTCGGTCACGTACATGCCCTCTTTGGGCGACTGGTACTTCAGCTCGGTCAGGGTCACGGTCAGCTGCGGCGCGTTCATCGCGTTGCTGGTCGGGGTGAAGCCGAGCAGACGCACGGCGGCTTCAGCCTGAGCCTGCAGCTTAGGCAGGATTTGCTCGCGCTGTACGGTGATAGCGCTGGTTTCCGGGTACAGGCCACCACGGGTACCGAGGGTTGGCGACGGACGACCGTCAACCACGCGCACCACCACTTGCTGACCGTGGCCGACCGGCGCCAGCTGTGTGGTCAGCTTCGGTTCCGGGCTCAGTTGTTGCGGGCTGTGGGCGCAGCCAACCAGGGTCAAACTGGTCACAGTGATCAAACCGAACAACAGGCGTTGCAACATGCTCTTTTCTCCAGAATCAGGCACAAACAGGCCGGCAGTATAGCGGTGGGCCACTGCGGGTCACCAGCACTCGACAGTGAATACTCAAATGTCTGACAAACCCTTGGGAAAGCGGTTCCTGTCACAGATTATTCACCGCCCATACACCTTGGCGTCACGGCTGCCTGGCAAGCTTCAAAGCAGTCCTCCAACAAGGTACTCGCCATGCGTTATCTGATCTCGTTGTTCGCCCCACGTCCGCTGCACCGCAGCTTTGCCCTGCTCGACCGCAACGGCCATTGCCAGGCATTCAAGCAGTGCAGCCTGCAGCCAATGGGCGACGGCTGGGTGGAAATCGAAGAAATCCGCCTCAACTGGTTGCACCAGCCACTGCCCGCCAGCGCCCGCGTCATACCGTCGCAGCCCCGCGCACGGGTACAGGCGATGTTGAGCATCTGACCGGATGCCTAATAAAAGTCATTAAACACGAGCAACTGCCCGCATTTCTTCGATACAATCTCCCCCCGATTATAAGGACGTCTCCTGATCGGGCCCCGCAACAGCGTCAATGCGCTTGCATCGACATCAAAACCGCCCACAGAGAGCCGCCCACACAGATCGAGTGAAGTTGGCGCGCTTGCCTGTTCTTCCGGCAAAAACCCCCGCTTTTCGCGAATCTGCAGAGCTGTCATGACGCTCGGCCACCGCTTCTTTTTGCCCTTGCGGGCAGGGTGCCAAGCCTGGACAGCCCTTTTTTGAGGTTCACGTCTTCAAAAGAGCGTGAAAAAAACGGGTTTTCACAACTTCACAAGAGTGTGGCGAGCAAATGAAAAGTTTTGCGTCTGAACATGCACCATTAGCGTCTGAAACAGCCCAACGACACAGGACCGGGTATACCTCGAATATCGGAGCCTGAAGCCTGTCCGCTACGGATTTGGTTGCACAAAAACGGATGTCTCGACCATAAGTCGAATTGCCAGCTGCGTGCTGAAATGAGTTCATGGAGCTCTTGAAAGCCAAGCCGCATACATCCGTCGAAGTTGCGAAAAATTGCGAAGATTCGGACATGGCGAACCTGACCATGGATAGCCTGGACACCACTGACCTGTCCCGGAACGCCTGGCAGCCATGCCGACAATTTGGTGCTGCAGATTTTGGAGACGCGTTAAATGGCGCATAACGAAGCAGTCGACGTAGTTCTGGTTGGGGCCGGCATCATGAGTGCCACCCTGGCAGTGCTGCTCAAAGAGCTCGACCCCGCGATCAAGCTGGAAGTCGTCGAGCTGATGGATTCCGGTGCTGCGGAGAGTTCCAACCCTTGGAACAACGCCGGTACCGGCCACGCAGGTCTGTGCGAACTGAACTACACGCCGCAGGCCGCTGATGGCACCGTCGACATCAAGAAAGCCGTACACATCAACACCCAGTTCGAGGTGTCGAAGCAGTTCTGGTCGTACCTGACCAAGAAAGGCACGTTCGGCTCGTGCAAATCCTTCATCAGCCCGGTGCCGCACCTGAGTTTCGTCCAGGGCGACAATGGTGTGTCCTTCCTCAAGTCACGCTTCGACGTGCTGCACAAGCATCACGCGTTCTCCGACATGGAGTACACCGAAGACAAAGCCAAGATGGCCGAGTGGATGCCGCTGATGATGCCGGGCCGCTCGCCGGACGAAGTCCTCGCCGCGACCCGCGTGATGAACGGCACCGACGTCAACTTCGGCGCCCTGACCAATCAGTTGCTCAAGCACCTGACCAGCGCTCCGGATGCTCTAGTCAAATACTGCAAGCGCGTGACCGGCCTCAAGCGTAACGGCAGCGGCTGGACCGTCAGCATCAAGGACGTCAACAGCGGCAGCAGCCGTGAAGTCGACGCCAAGTTTGTCTTCCTCGGCGCTGGCGGCGCCGCGCTGCCGTTGCTGCAGGCTTCTGGCATCGAAGAAAGCAAAGGCTTCGGCGGCTTCCCGATCAGCGGCCAGTGGCTGCGTTGCGACAACCCGGAAGTGGTCAAACAGCACCAGGCCAAGGTTTACAGCCAGGCCGCTGTGGGTTCGCCACCGATGTCGGTGCCGCACCTGGACACCCGCGTGGTCGACGGCAAGAAGTCCCTGCTGTTCGGGCCATACGCCGGTTTCACCACCAAGTTCCTCAAGCATGGCTCCTTCATGGACCTGCCGCTGTCGGTTCGCGCCGGCAACATCGGGCCGATGCTGGCCGTGGCGAAAAACAACATGGACCTGACCAAGTACCTGGTCAGCGAAGTGATGCAATCGATGGAGCAGCGCCTGGATTCCCTGCGTCGCTTCTACCCCGAGGCGAAAGCCGAAGACTGGCGCCTGGAAGTGGCCGGCCAACGGGTGCAGATCATCAAGAAAGACCCGAAGAAAGGCGGCATCCTGCAGTTCGGTACAGAACTGGTCGCGGCCAAGGACGGCTCCCTCGCCGCCCTGCTCGGCGCTTCGCCAGGCGCTTCGGTAACCGTTTCGATCATGCTGGAACTGATCGAGAAGTGCTTCCCGGCCAAGGCCAAGGGTGAGTGGGCTGGCAAACTGGTCGAGATCTTCCCGGCCCGCGAGAAAGTCCTGGAGACCGATGCTGCGCTGTATCGCAAGATCAACACGCAGAACAACATCGCGCTGGAACTGGTTGAAGAAAGCAGCGAGACCCCAAGCTTCGCTTGATCACGCCGCATAAAAAACGCCCCGTACTCAGTGAGTGCGGGGCGTTTTTTTTAGTCAGCCACAGAATCTATGGTGTGAGTGACATCGCTTTCGCGAGCAAGCCCGCTCCCACATTTTGATCTCTGTTGCCACACATCTTGTGTACACCGGAGATCCACCGTGGGGGCGGGCTTGCTCGCGAAAGGGCCAGAGCCAACACCACCCGATCCGGAAAAAATCTGTTGAGCCAACTATCAGGTGCGGGACTTTTCGATCAGCTCGATGTAGTCCGGCGCGTTGCGTTGATCCGCGATCAGCTCAACGAAGGTCTTGCCCTGCTCGTCCTTGCCATCCACGTCATAACCGGCAGCCACGAAGAACGTCAGAAACCGCTCGAAGTCATCGATGCGCAGACCACGGTAAGCCTTGATCAGTTTGTGCAGCGACGGCGAAGTGGCGTCGACCGGCTCAAAATCGAGGAACAGCTTGATCTGCTCATCGCCGATCTCGTCACCAATCACTTGTTTCTTATCTTTACGCATTGCCGACTCCAGCTCGCAGACATGACACGGGGCGGGCAGTTTACCCCTGCCCGGGCACAAGGCTCAACGCGCTCGAACGGCCCCGGTGTGCAAATCGGCCCAGATATGGCCGTTGGCGTAACCAAGGAACTGCACATAGACGGTGTCGTTGCGCAGCAGATCGATGATCACCCGGTATTGGGCCTGTGGATAAAACAACGTCAGGGTTTTGCTCTTGTCGTCGTAGACCGGTTTTTTCAGGCTTTTGCTTTCGCCATCGAAGTTGACCAGGACCTGAGTGATGCTCGCGCCCTTGTTCAAGGACTTGCCCCTGAGGCGGATCATCAGTGGCGAGGTGACCGGAATCGGCTGTTGATTGGACTGGCGTTGCGCGCCGACGACCACGGAGTAATCGGTGACTTGCAGCAATTGTTGCTGTTCAGGTTCCACATCGCGCAGGGTCAGGTCGTCCGGCGGCAGGAATTGACTGTGCATCGGCGCAGCAAAAAGCGGCAGGCTGAAGGTCAGCAACAGGGCGGCAAAGCTGCGGATCAAGAGGCTCATGACAGGCTCCGGAGGCGGGGCCGCGCACTCTAGCATGGGTATCGAGGATGAATCTGCACACCCAAAACAACTGTAGGAGTGAGCCTGCTCGCGATAGCGTCGTATCAGTCAACATCAACGTTGCTGACAGACCGCTATCGCGAGCAGGCTCACTCCTACAGGGGATGCTGCGGGGTTCTTACATGCCTTTAACGGCAAAGATCCCGTTGGCGTTGCGCCAGTAGCCTTTGTAGTCCATGCCGTAACCGAAGATGTAACGGTCGATGCACGGCAGGCCGACGAAGTCTGCTTTCAGGTCAGGACGCGCCTTGCGGTCGTGGTCCTTGTCGATCAGCACGGCGGTGTGCACTTTGCGCGCGCCGGCGTGTTTGCAGAAATCGATGATCGCGCCCAGGGTGTGACCTTCATCGAGGATGTCGTCGATGATCAGCACGTCGCGGTCGATGAACGAGACTTCCGGCTTGGCTTTCCAGAACAGGTCGCCGCCGCTGGTTTCGTTGCGATAACGAGTGGCGTGCAGGTAGGACGCTTCCAGCGGGAATTGCAGGTGAGTCAGCAGTTTGCCGGAGAAAATCAGCCCGCCGTTCATCACGCAGAACACCACCGGGTTGCTGTCAGCCAGTTGTTCGTTGATTTGTGCACCGACGCGGGCGATGGCGGCCTCGACTTCAGCTTCGGTGTACAGGCAGTCAGCCTCTCGCATGATTTGACGGATATGCTCGAGATCAGCGGACATGGCACTCTCCAGGGGGGGATGTTTTCGGAAAAGCGGGCAAAGGTACGCATCCAGCGAGGCCGAATCAAGCCTTTATGGACTAACGTACAGAATGTCCTATAGGACATCACCCTCGGATAGATTAATCTAGGCCGGTTTTTTTGCCCGCCGCCGGAGTTTTTCCATGCCCATCCTCGAGATCCGCCATCCGCTGATCCGCCATAAACTCGGCCTGATGCGCCGCGCCGATATCAGCACCAAGAATTTCCGTGAGCTTGCTCAGGAAGTCGGCGCCCTGTTGACCTATGAAGCTACAAAAGATTTGCCGCTGGAGTCCTACGATATTGCAGGCTGGTGCGGCACCGTGTCGGTCGAGAAAATCGCCGGCAAGAAGATCACCGTCGTGCCGATCCTGCGCGCCGGTATCGGCATGCTGGAAGGCGTACTGAGCCTGATCCCGGGTGCCAAGGTTTCCGCCGTGGGCGTCGCCCGCAACGAAGAAACCCTGCAAGCCCACACCTACCTGGAAAAACTGGTTCCGGAAATCAACGAACGCCTGGCGATGATCATCGACCCGATGCTCGCCACCGGCAGCTCGATGGTAGCGACCATCGATCTGCTGAAAAAAGCCGGTTGCAAGGACATCCGCGCGATGGTGCTGGTCGCCGCGCCGGAAGGTATTGCTGCAGTAGAAAAAGCTCACCCGGACGTGACCATCTACACCGCGTCCATCGATGAGCGCTTGAACGAGCACGGCTACATCATTCCTGGGCTTGGCGATGCGGGTGACAAGATCTTCGGCACCAAGCAGAAGGACGCGTGAGCATGCAGCAAGAGTTCAACGATCCGCTCTGGCGTACGGTGTTGTCCGGCGCCCAGATGCTGTTCGTGGCTTTCGGCGCCCTGGTGCTGATGCCGCTGATCACGGGCCTGGACCCGAACGTGGCACTGTTTACCGCGGGTTTAGGGACGATCCTGTTCCAGATCGTCACCGGGCGTCAGGTACCGGTGTTTCTGGCGTCGAGCTTCGCTTTCATCACCCCGATCATTCTCGCCAAGGGCCAGTTCGGCCTCGCCGCGACCATGGGCGGCGTGATGGCGGCCGGTTTCGTCTACACCTTCCTGGGCCTTGCCGTGAAGATCAAGGGCACAGGCTTCATTGACCGTTTGCTGCCACCCGTGGTGATTGGCCCGGTGATCATTTCCATCGGCCTGGCCATGGCACCGATTGCCGCGAACATGGCGATGGGCAAGGCTGGCGACGGTTCTGAACTGATCCACTACCAGACCGCGATGCTGATCTCGATGCCGGCGCTGCTGAC from Pseudomonas sp. P8_229 encodes:
- a CDS encoding 1-acyl-sn-glycerol-3-phosphate acyltransferase, which encodes MGEFDAIRPYDDSEVPVVLARLLGDKAFLDILTHFRFPRFAGAFGWMLKPLIAHRLRREFADVTSVATLQDKVESYVDHTIERATDGVTYTGVEQFKSGSAYLFIANHRDIVMDPAFVNYAVYHAGLPTPRIAIGDNLLQKPFVSDLMRLNKSFIVHRSITGRREKMAAYQLLSAYINYSIRNDCASIWIAQAEGRAKDGDDRTESAILKMFHMSRKDEPFGEVIQSLNLTPVSISYEYDPCDQAKARELYIRATTGTYVKAPGEDDVSIAKGITGYKGRVHVNFAAPITELFEDTKQLAVEMDKQILGGYRLFPVHYLAYAQWADADPQLNVPKAAEVFPADELAKAQEEWQSRLDACPEEHRPYLVLQYATPVRNQYRVKAGLPL
- a CDS encoding YajG family lipoprotein — translated: MLQRLLFGLITVTSLTLVGCAHSPQQLSPEPKLTTQLAPVGHGQQVVVRVVDGRPSPTLGTRGGLYPETSAITVQREQILPKLQAQAEAAVRLLGFTPTSNAMNAPQLTVTLTELKYQSPKEGMYVTEATIGATFRSDVQSGNRRYSGRYGASLDQRFGMAPNQETNTKLVSDVLSDALTRLFKDPTVGQILAE
- the mqo gene encoding malate dehydrogenase (quinone), which codes for MAHNEAVDVVLVGAGIMSATLAVLLKELDPAIKLEVVELMDSGAAESSNPWNNAGTGHAGLCELNYTPQAADGTVDIKKAVHINTQFEVSKQFWSYLTKKGTFGSCKSFISPVPHLSFVQGDNGVSFLKSRFDVLHKHHAFSDMEYTEDKAKMAEWMPLMMPGRSPDEVLAATRVMNGTDVNFGALTNQLLKHLTSAPDALVKYCKRVTGLKRNGSGWTVSIKDVNSGSSREVDAKFVFLGAGGAALPLLQASGIEESKGFGGFPISGQWLRCDNPEVVKQHQAKVYSQAAVGSPPMSVPHLDTRVVDGKKSLLFGPYAGFTTKFLKHGSFMDLPLSVRAGNIGPMLAVAKNNMDLTKYLVSEVMQSMEQRLDSLRRFYPEAKAEDWRLEVAGQRVQIIKKDPKKGGILQFGTELVAAKDGSLAALLGASPGASVTVSIMLELIEKCFPAKAKGEWAGKLVEIFPAREKVLETDAALYRKINTQNNIALELVEESSETPSFA
- a CDS encoding PA4642 family protein, whose amino-acid sequence is MRKDKKQVIGDEIGDEQIKLFLDFEPVDATSPSLHKLIKAYRGLRIDDFERFLTFFVAAGYDVDGKDEQGKTFVELIADQRNAPDYIELIEKSRT
- a CDS encoding hypoxanthine-guanine phosphoribosyltransferase — protein: MSADLEHIRQIMREADCLYTEAEVEAAIARVGAQINEQLADSNPVVFCVMNGGLIFSGKLLTHLQFPLEASYLHATRYRNETSGGDLFWKAKPEVSFIDRDVLIIDDILDEGHTLGAIIDFCKHAGARKVHTAVLIDKDHDRKARPDLKADFVGLPCIDRYIFGYGMDYKGYWRNANGIFAVKGM
- the upp gene encoding uracil phosphoribosyltransferase; the protein is MPILEIRHPLIRHKLGLMRRADISTKNFRELAQEVGALLTYEATKDLPLESYDIAGWCGTVSVEKIAGKKITVVPILRAGIGMLEGVLSLIPGAKVSAVGVARNEETLQAHTYLEKLVPEINERLAMIIDPMLATGSSMVATIDLLKKAGCKDIRAMVLVAAPEGIAAVEKAHPDVTIYTASIDERLNEHGYIIPGLGDAGDKIFGTKQKDA